The Dehalococcoidia bacterium genome segment CTGCCTAATACAGCAAATTTTATAAACCAGAAAGGAGAATAGCTATGAGCAAGAGAAAGGAACTTCCAGTACGAAAGATCGATCTGAAGGACCCGTTGGGGGGGACTATCCGCGGCCACATCCGCGCGATGGGGTACACAGACTTCGACATGAAGCGGCCCGTAATTGGTGTCTGTAATCCTTGGAGCGAGCTCAATCCTGGTCATTGGCACTTTCGGGTGCTTGGTGATGCGGTCAAGCGAGGTATCTGGGCGGCCGGGGGTTTCCCATTGGAATTCCCTACTATCTCGATGTGTGAGGTCTTTCACGACATCTCAACGCTGATTTATCGGAATCTGATGGCTATGAGTACCGAGGAGATGATCGCGTCGATGCCTATTGAAGGCGTCGTGTTGCTCAGCACGTGCGACAAGGACGTGCCTGCGCAGGCAATGGCCCTGGCAACAGCCAACAAGCCGGCCATCATTGTTACTGGGGGCACCCGTCTTGCGGGCTACTACAAAGGCGAGACTGTGGCATGTTCCACCGATACTATACGCATGATGTCGGATTACAAGGCTGGCGTGATAGGCGACGAAGAGATGCAAGAGGTGGAGATGAATGGCTTCTATAACACCTGTGGCGCGTGTGGGGTGATGGGCACAGCAAACAGCGTACAGTCGATGGCTGAGGCGTTGGGGCTGACCCTACCGGGATGTGCATCCATCCCCGCAGTATATGCTCAGCGAATCCATATGGCTGAGGCCACGGGAATCAAGATCGTGGAGTTAGTCGAGCGAGACATACGTCCCTCTGACATCCTGAAGCAGTCCGCCTTTGAGAACGCCATCCGCGTTCAGATGGCTACAGGCGCCAGCACCAATGTGGTCATTCATCTCACTGCCATTGCTAGGAGAGCGGGCGTGAATTTGACACTGGATGATTTCAATCGCATCAGTAAAGAGACGCCCTTTATTACCAATGTCAAGCCCAGTGGTGCATGTACAGTGGAGGAACTTTACCATGCTGGCGGCATTACTGCGGTGATGAAAGAGCTGGAGTCATTGCTTGACACCTCAATGATGACGGCTAGCGGCCGAACCCTCGCCGAAAACTTGGAAGGCGTTAAGGTGAAGAATCCGGACATAATAAGACCCCTCTCGGACCCCTTGCAGGCGGACGGAGGCATACGCGTGGTGCGCGGCAACTTAGCACCTGATGGCGCTGTTATCAAGATCTCGGCGGCCTCGTCAAGGCTTCTGCAACATACGGGGCCAGCGGCTATTCTACGCAACCAAAACCAAGATGATATAGACCGCGACTTCGCCCAGATCACGGTTGACCATGTCATCGTCGGTCGCAACAAGGGGCCAGTGGGTGCACCAGGCATGCCCGAGG includes the following:
- a CDS encoding dihydroxy-acid dehydratase, producing the protein MSKRKELPVRKIDLKDPLGGTIRGHIRAMGYTDFDMKRPVIGVCNPWSELNPGHWHFRVLGDAVKRGIWAAGGFPLEFPTISMCEVFHDISTLIYRNLMAMSTEEMIASMPIEGVVLLSTCDKDVPAQAMALATANKPAIIVTGGTRLAGYYKGETVACSTDTIRMMSDYKAGVIGDEEMQEVEMNGFYNTCGACGVMGTANSVQSMAEALGLTLPGCASIPAVYAQRIHMAEATGIKIVELVERDIRPSDILKQSAFENAIRVQMATGASTNVVIHLTAIARRAGVNLTLDDFNRISKETPFITNVKPSGACTVEELYHAGGITAVMKELESLLDTSMMTASGRTLAENLEGVKVKNPDIIRPLSDPLQADGGIRVVRGNLAPDGAVIKISAASSRLLQHTGPAAILRNQNQDDIDRDFAQITVDHVIVGRNKGPVGAPGMPEGGGTGVPIHLLRQGVRDMVRVVDHRMSGTAFGTVVLHVAPEAAIGGPLAIVEDGDMIELDARAGKLNLLVDEREIQRRLAAWKPAPPAYDVGYRSLWIDQVTQAPDGCDFKFNIDKNWRTHR